The genome window ACCGGTTGGGACTCGTCGCATTCCGCAGACTATAAACGACACTCGCGATTCCCGCCACGATAAAGAGCACGCCAAACAAGGGGAATATCATAGGGATCAGACCGAAAATACCGATCTGACCTCCGAAGCCTTTGTTGAGCACGCTTGAAGCTCCGAACGCCATCGCACCTGCGAGGATTGTCCACAAGACTCCAAACCCGATGAAGATCACACCGCCCACGGCGCTCATTGCGGAAGGCCCCCGGCCCGGCTTGACGCTATACACGATGTACCTTCCTCCTTCTTGTTACCGCTTTGGATGCCGTTTCAGTGGTGACGGTTTATTGTC of Candidatus Hydrogenedentota bacterium contains these proteins:
- a CDS encoding SHOCT domain-containing protein; the encoded protein is MYSVKPGRGPSAMSAVGGVIFIGFGVLWTILAGAMAFGASSVLNKGFGGQIGIFGLIPMIFPLFGVLFIVAGIASVVYSLRNATSPNRYSAVEITTGSEEPDPLNETFGAIQTIEENAEVKSVEERLAKLDELRGKGLVSETEYAEQRERILNDL